The region CGGCTGGGCCCATCTGGCGGCGGTGATCGATTGTCATGATCGGGAAGTGATTGGGTACGAGTTCGCCTTGCGGAGTCGGGCGAAGGAGGCCGAGCGCGCCGTGGAAGCCGCCTGCCTGGCCCGGTTTGGGACGCTGCGGCCTGTGGGGGCGCCAGTCTTGCGAAGCGATAACGGCCTCATCTTTCAGAGTCGGCGGTTTCGACAAGCCTGCCGGGACTATCGGCTGACGCAGGAGTTCATCACGCCCCATACG is a window of Nitrospira sp. DNA encoding:
- a CDS encoding transposase, with amino-acid sequence GWAHLAAVIDCHDREVIGYEFALRSRAKEAERAVEAACLARFGTLRPVGAPVLRSDNGLIFQSRRFRQACRDYRLTQEFITPHTPEQNGIIERFFRSLKEECVWQHVFRTFEDARRVIREWMQWYNQERPHQALGYRSPIQYRTQQVTQVA